In Methanofervidicoccus sp. A16, the sequence TTAGTAGTTTTTTATCATTTTTTAATAGATTAAAGTTTTTTCATGTTTACAAAATAATAAATAGTAAAAAGTTGCTAATATTCTTCTATAAGGAATTATAAAACCTACTGTATGGAGTTGAGATAATGACTTGGTTTTGGCTACTTGTTGGTCTAATTGTTCTATATATTGTTATAAAATCTATAGTTATAATAAATCAGTATGAATCTGGATTGGTATTCAGACTGGGAAAAGTATCCAGATTACTACGCCCTGGAGTAAATATAATAATACCTTTTATAGAGTATCCTGTTAAAGTAGATATGAGAACGAAGGTTATAGACATACCACCTCAAGAGATGATTACAAAGGATAATGCAACGGTCTCAATAGATGCTGTTATCTACTATAGGGTTGTAGATGTAAAAAGGGCACTGTTAGAGGTTCAAGACTACGAATACGCCATAATAAACCTTGCCCAGACTACACTTAGGGCAATCATAGGTAGTATGGAGTTGGATGAGGTACTAAATAAGAGGGAGTATATAAATTCAAAGTTGTTAGAGACCTTAGATAGAGATACAGATGCCTGGGGTGTTAGGGTTGAGAAGGTAGAACTTAGGGAGATAGAACCTCCAGAGGATATTAAAAATGCAATGACTCAGCAGATGAAGGCTGAGAGGTTAAAGAGAGCGGCAATCCTTGAGGCGGAAGGAGAGAAACAGAGTAAGATATTAAAGGCAGAGGGAGTTGCCGAAAGTTTAAGGATCGAGGCTGAGGGACAGGCTAAGGCTATAAAGATAGTTGCAGAGGCAGCACAGCAGTACTTTAAAAATGAGGCCCAACTCTACAAGGCTCTCGAGGTTGCCAATACAGTACTTAAGGATAATAGTAAGTTTGTCATCTCTGAGAGTGTGTTAGATGTTGCTAAGAACCTACTGAAGAGTAGGGAAGAGGGTAAAATAGGTTAATCGAGGATCTCGATAAAAATAATAAAACAATAATAATTAAAAAAAATAAAGAAATTTGAAACAAAAAATAATTAAAAAGAGCAACTCTTCTCCGTTATTTTTATTATTTTTTATACTCTAGTTCCCATCAAAAGGATAGTTTAAAGAATAATAAAAATAATTATAAAATAAAATAAAGAAAAGGTTTTAAAATAAAAAACTTCTATTATCCCAGATATAGCATTTTTAAAAAGAGATTGGAGGGATAGTCCTTTGAATACCTTCTAATATAGTGATATCAGATAGGATTTCTTATCTCTATCTAAGTGATCAGAAAGATCCTTATAGTTTAATGGTCTTATCTGATATTTTAATCGTGATTTTTATTATAATAATTATCATTTTTACTGTTCTTTTAACCACTACTGATGGGAACTAAGGTTTTTTATATTTTTTTAAGAAAGTTTTATTTTATTCTAATTATTTTTATTTTTTAATAATTTTTATACATTTCTATAATATTTCCCGTTGTTATGGTTTATTTTTTAATTACAATTATAGAGAGATGAATAAACATGATAAAAATAATCTATATCACCGAAAAGGGGAAAACTCTAGCTAAAAAAATAGAGAATATCTTAAAATACTATAGATATCTTTCCTCCACTTACTACTTAAAGGATTTTCAGATAGAGGGAAAGGAGAAGGGATTTATCTTTATAATGGCAGTAGGTATTGTAATAAGAAAGTACATAGAAGAGATAAAGGAGGATAAAACAAGAGATCCCTTTGTAATAGTTGTAGATGAAAATGGTAAGTATGTAATTCCACTACTATCCAACCACCTTGGAGGAGGTAACTACTTCTCCAAGTTACTAGAGGGAGAGTTAGGAGGAATGGCAGTACTAACTACTGCAACTGATACGAACAACAAAGTTGGTATAGATGAACTCTCCAGAATGTATTTCTTGGAAACTCCTAAAAGGGAAGATATACTTAGAATAAACAGAAAGATTTTAGAGGAAAAGGTGGATCTCTACCTACCGAGAAATTGGAAGGTAATTGATAGAAGGATATATAACACCTATAACGTACACCACCACGATAGAGATTACATAGTGGTAGATGATGTAATACTCCCTAAGAAGTACCTTGTAGTAGGATTAGGATGTAGAAAAGGAATTGAAACCTGGAAGGTATATTGGACAGTTAAAAAGGCCCTCTATATAAGGGATATACCTCCCTGGAGGGTGGATGGATTTGCGACTGTGGATATTAAGAGAAATGAGAGGGGGATATTGGAGACTGTGGAGAGGTTGAAGGGGAAACTTTACACCTTCACAAGAGAGGAGATAATGGATATCTATAAAGTAAGAGATGACCTAGAAAAATCTCCATTTGTATTTAAAAGTTTAGGGATCTATGGAGTATCTGAGCCTGTATCTATCCTAGGAGTATCGAAGTTAAAGGGAGATAATATTGATCCTCGAGGTGTAGATCTTATACTTAGAAAGTTTAAAAATAGAGGAGTTACAGTTTCTATAAGTGTAGGTTAATGTTGAGACAGTACTTCCAAAATATTCTTTAATCCCTCTCCACTATCTATTACCTGGGCCCTAACCTCCCTTAATATCCTTTGGATGGTAAATTTTTTATTTCTTTCATACCTATGGGCGATCCTTAGGAGGGGGCAGGTATATTTCCG encodes:
- a CDS encoding SPFH domain-containing protein, whose translation is MTWFWLLVGLIVLYIVIKSIVIINQYESGLVFRLGKVSRLLRPGVNIIIPFIEYPVKVDMRTKVIDIPPQEMITKDNATVSIDAVIYYRVVDVKRALLEVQDYEYAIINLAQTTLRAIIGSMELDEVLNKREYINSKLLETLDRDTDAWGVRVEKVELREIEPPEDIKNAMTQQMKAERLKRAAILEAEGEKQSKILKAEGVAESLRIEAEGQAKAIKIVAEAAQQYFKNEAQLYKALEVANTVLKDNSKFVISESVLDVAKNLLKSREEGKIG
- a CDS encoding cobalt-precorrin 5A hydrolase; translated protein: MIKIIYITEKGKTLAKKIENILKYYRYLSSTYYLKDFQIEGKEKGFIFIMAVGIVIRKYIEEIKEDKTRDPFVIVVDENGKYVIPLLSNHLGGGNYFSKLLEGELGGMAVLTTATDTNNKVGIDELSRMYFLETPKREDILRINRKILEEKVDLYLPRNWKVIDRRIYNTYNVHHHDRDYIVVDDVILPKKYLVVGLGCRKGIETWKVYWTVKKALYIRDIPPWRVDGFATVDIKRNERGILETVERLKGKLYTFTREEIMDIYKVRDDLEKSPFVFKSLGIYGVSEPVSILGVSKLKGDNIDPRGVDLILRKFKNRGVTVSISVG